A stretch of Aedes aegypti strain LVP_AGWG chromosome 2, AaegL5.0 Primary Assembly, whole genome shotgun sequence DNA encodes these proteins:
- the LOC5570344 gene encoding uncharacterized protein LOC5570344: MDQAKVEYELQHFNFCSEDIIAENQLLVKSLIQQTLISFTDEFIAKHKMSAEEAMEMRSHCYPAASEMFAECGPKLEELSELYRRTFNIPDNILLPSDLMHRKGYTADQVESLQSVANGLERQIRQDGVFLSMLEEEIKLHERLDSCVESGEQLMELAERYRQMEIVPAEDCAVVQDLADFMKNVMQM, from the exons ATGGATCAAGCAAAAGTGGAATATGAACTGCAACATTTCAATTTCTGCTCCGAGGACATCATTGCCGAAA ATCAGCTGttggtgaaatcgctcatccAGCAGACACTGATTTCCTTCACGGACGAATTTATCGCCAAGCATAAGATGTCCGCTGAGGAAGCAATGGAAATGCGGTCCCACTGTTACCCGGCCGCTAGTGAAATGTTTGCCGAGTGTGGTCCAAAGCTGGAGGAACTGAGCGAGCTGTATCGGAGAACTTTTAATATTCCGGACAATATTCTACTGCCGTCGGATTTGATGCACCGGAAAGGTTACACCGCGGACCAGGTGGAATCCCTGCAAAGTGTGGCAAATGGGTTGGAACGGCAAATTCGACAGGACGGGGTGTTCCTGTCGATGCTGGAGGAGGAAATCAAGCTGCACGAACGGTTGGACAGTTGCGTGGAAAGCGGGGAGCAGCTGATGGAACTGGCCGAAAGGTACCGGCAGATGGAAATCGTCCCGGCCGAAGACTGTGCCGTCGTGCAGGATCTGGCCGATTTCATGAAGAATGTGATGCAAATGTGA